One window of Fimbriimonadia bacterium genomic DNA carries:
- a CDS encoding HDOD domain-containing protein, producing MKRVLFVDDDPNVLEGLRRMLHAMRDTWHMAFVQSAAEAQEILAGDSYDVIVTDMRMPGLDGAALLAFVRDNYPHMVRIVLSGQADMESILRTVGPSHQYLAKPCDADTLRKTVDRACSLSSLLSREELKGLIARVGSLPSLPAVYTELVQELASEDASIHRIGEIVSKDVAMSAKILQLVNSAFFGLPRQVGSPSQAAALLGTETLRALVLSVHVFSQYDASRLPGVSIEQLWHHSSRTSVLAKRIAEMESAGKRCVEDAFIAGFLHAAGTLVLASGLQFGYLDAREMAESEGLPQHVAETRRLGASHGEVGGYLLGLWGLPNPVVEAVAFHDNPSDSEAPGFTPLTAVHVACALHCESDRADPGQRSGTDLDYLAREGLSEHLDAWRGLAEESKEQEDAA from the coding sequence ATGAAGCGCGTTCTGTTCGTGGACGATGATCCCAACGTCCTGGAGGGACTCCGGCGCATGCTGCACGCGATGCGTGACACATGGCATATGGCGTTCGTGCAGAGCGCTGCCGAAGCCCAGGAGATCCTAGCGGGCGACAGCTACGATGTTATCGTCACCGATATGCGCATGCCCGGCCTGGACGGTGCGGCACTGCTGGCTTTCGTTCGCGACAACTATCCCCACATGGTCCGCATCGTGTTGTCGGGACAGGCGGACATGGAGTCGATTCTGCGGACGGTCGGCCCCTCCCACCAGTATCTGGCGAAGCCCTGTGATGCCGACACGCTAAGGAAAACGGTGGACAGGGCCTGCTCACTCAGCTCCTTGCTTTCGAGAGAGGAGTTGAAAGGCCTCATCGCGCGCGTCGGATCGTTACCAAGTCTTCCGGCTGTGTATACAGAGCTAGTGCAAGAGCTCGCTTCCGAGGATGCCTCCATTCATCGTATTGGCGAGATCGTCTCCAAGGACGTCGCGATGAGTGCCAAGATCCTGCAGCTTGTCAACTCGGCATTCTTCGGCCTGCCTCGCCAGGTTGGCAGTCCCTCCCAGGCAGCGGCTCTTCTTGGAACGGAGACCCTGCGAGCGTTGGTGCTATCTGTGCATGTGTTCTCGCAATACGATGCCTCGCGTCTCCCCGGCGTAAGCATAGAGCAGCTCTGGCACCACAGCTCGCGCACGAGCGTCCTCGCCAAGCGCATCGCCGAGATGGAGTCTGCCGGCAAAAGGTGTGTCGAGGATGCGTTCATCGCCGGTTTCCTCCATGCCGCAGGAACTCTGGTTCTTGCTTCGGGGCTGCAATTCGGTTACCTGGATGCTAGGGAGATGGCGGAGTCGGAAGGCCTGCCACAGCATGTAGCCGAAACTCGCAGGTTAGGTGCAAGCCATGGCGAAGTCGGTGGTTACCTTCTCGGCCTCTGGGGGCTGCCGAATCCGGTGGTGGAGGCCGTTGCTTTTCACGATAACCCCAGCGACTCGGAAGCACCCGGCTTCACCCCGTTGACGGCGGTACACGTCGCCTGTGCGCTGCACTGCGAATCGGACCGTGCTGACCCCGGTCAACGGTCCGGTACTGATCTCGACTATCTTGCACGGGAAGGTCTGTCCGAGCACCTCGATGCTTGGCGAGGTCTCGCAGAAGAAAGCAAGGAACAGGAGGATGCCGCATGA
- a CDS encoding PAS domain S-box protein yields the protein MSDTPSATATMLGHVDYWLFLAGFGLIWMAWSCLKARRANLADAPWIWLVWSAAVAGAWHWQQFLVGCFGDSSVSRLLGQAALAAVPVLYFEFARRSVHMSGRLDALMKHGWSVVAGISVVTVTTPGVESTALMASTLGLVCCVLGLVAAMRFSSHPAADGNYLRRSVATSALLSLHITVAGPLHIASGYAESLSPGISVIAFMITALLSAASTWCLCACLVGRSELRRAWGLPAVIASVLLVGWIATVEVGNASDRAFRGDMKSRVLSAASGLDPALITSLAGEKSDMQTPEYRALKRVLIKLLTADPTNSFAYVMALKDGQVVFLADAEPDASPDVSLPGDIYESTTPGMLNSFNTGEPLVEGPYGDKWGTWISAFAPIRLPGVSRPLALLGLDADALLWKSALSRARLGVLLLVLLLCLATTAVSTAQRHSTDHALAESRRQYETLVRHSPNMIALLDAHGNVVSLNARGREYLGLEGTPIGGTAFEQVWPEDLRPRVSQAVEAAAQGKAGRYEVSVPGPDGLRYLSLAVRPVLNPSGGTEGIICTGSDVSSLFHARSEIQAQAAFLQGLLDTMPHFITAKDLEGRFTCCNLAAARFLRLDPEDILGKTAHEVLPPEVADELGDFESQLLTTGGRVVHEVRVAGPDGQLRDILYTKGLYYDPDGAPAGFVGVGFDVTERKQTERCLRESEERMRAIAAAAMDAVIMMDERGNISFWNGAAATMFGYPADEALGKPVHELLAPPRFHAAASEGLEQFYRTGTGAAVGKVFEIQALRRSGEEFTVELSVAPVRIGQNWHAVGILRDITERQAAEEQRRLLAEVVQQSEAGVLIVDPMGRPMYANAAFERMRGLPAGECWSGTAALSILPDASLTEAIEHIMSGGDFWRAVVSAERADGGRYRAEVHAFPVRQPSGELGAIVCTQRDVSKEEALEVQLRQAQKLTAIGQLAAGIAHEINTPIQYVADNARFLQSSFSRMLGLLHSFEDLAKVTEQRVLTGDEIAALRAEIERVNVPFLAREIPQAAQEALEGLDQVAKIVRAMKEFSHPGGSEMQPTDINAAVSATLTVSRNVWKYVAELESDLAEDLPTVDCQPGDINQIVLNLVVNAAQAVEERVGAGTGEKGTITVRTSATTECVIVTVTDNGCGIPEEIRDRIFEPFFTTKEVGKGTGQGLWIAHSLTEKHGGTLTFVSDPGKGTTFTLALPITRHEAGSQEVA from the coding sequence TTGTCAGACACTCCATCGGCTACGGCAACGATGCTCGGCCACGTGGACTACTGGCTGTTTCTGGCTGGCTTCGGCCTCATCTGGATGGCCTGGAGCTGCCTGAAGGCCAGGCGAGCCAACCTGGCCGATGCGCCGTGGATCTGGCTCGTGTGGTCAGCCGCTGTGGCGGGAGCCTGGCACTGGCAGCAGTTCCTCGTCGGCTGTTTCGGCGACTCGTCGGTGTCACGCCTCCTTGGGCAAGCGGCTCTCGCGGCCGTTCCGGTGCTCTACTTCGAGTTTGCCCGCCGCTCAGTTCACATGTCGGGCCGACTGGACGCTCTGATGAAGCATGGCTGGTCAGTTGTCGCAGGCATCTCTGTCGTCACCGTCACCACTCCCGGCGTCGAAAGCACCGCCCTGATGGCAAGCACACTGGGACTGGTCTGTTGCGTCCTTGGGCTCGTTGCCGCGATGCGCTTCTCGAGCCACCCTGCCGCAGATGGTAATTACCTGCGCCGGTCCGTGGCGACTTCAGCATTGCTGAGCCTACATATCACGGTCGCGGGGCCACTCCACATCGCATCGGGCTATGCCGAGAGCCTCAGCCCGGGCATCAGTGTCATAGCCTTCATGATCACCGCGCTGCTGTCGGCTGCTTCGACATGGTGCCTCTGCGCTTGTCTGGTCGGGCGTTCCGAGTTGCGCCGAGCCTGGGGTCTGCCGGCGGTCATCGCCTCGGTGCTGCTGGTCGGATGGATTGCAACGGTCGAGGTCGGCAACGCCTCGGACCGGGCCTTTCGCGGGGATATGAAGAGCAGGGTGCTGTCCGCCGCGAGTGGCTTGGACCCGGCGCTCATAACCTCCCTCGCTGGCGAGAAGTCCGACATGCAGACCCCCGAGTACCGGGCCCTGAAGCGTGTGCTGATCAAGCTTTTGACCGCGGATCCCACGAACTCCTTCGCATATGTGATGGCGCTGAAGGATGGTCAGGTGGTCTTCCTCGCGGACGCCGAGCCCGACGCGTCACCCGACGTGTCGCTGCCGGGCGACATCTACGAAAGCACTACCCCGGGAATGCTGAATTCGTTCAACACGGGCGAACCTCTTGTCGAAGGGCCGTACGGCGACAAATGGGGAACCTGGATCAGCGCGTTCGCGCCTATCCGTCTCCCGGGTGTGTCGAGGCCGCTCGCCCTGCTGGGTCTAGACGCAGATGCCCTTCTGTGGAAGAGCGCCCTGTCCAGGGCGCGCCTCGGCGTCCTCCTCCTCGTGCTGCTGCTTTGCCTTGCCACCACTGCCGTGAGCACCGCCCAGCGACACTCCACGGATCATGCGCTCGCGGAGTCGCGCAGGCAGTACGAAACTCTCGTCCGCCACTCCCCCAATATGATTGCGCTGTTGGATGCTCACGGCAACGTTGTTTCGCTCAACGCGAGGGGCAGGGAGTATCTCGGCCTCGAGGGCACACCCATCGGCGGCACGGCTTTCGAGCAAGTGTGGCCTGAAGATCTGCGGCCGAGAGTGTCACAAGCCGTCGAGGCGGCTGCGCAGGGCAAAGCCGGCAGGTACGAGGTGTCCGTTCCCGGCCCCGACGGACTACGCTATCTGTCCCTTGCGGTCCGCCCCGTACTGAACCCCTCCGGAGGCACCGAGGGGATCATTTGCACGGGGTCGGACGTCTCCTCGCTGTTCCACGCCCGATCCGAGATTCAGGCACAGGCGGCTTTCCTTCAAGGCCTTCTGGACACCATGCCGCACTTCATCACTGCTAAGGACCTCGAAGGCAGGTTCACCTGCTGTAACCTGGCAGCGGCTCGATTCCTGCGCCTGGACCCGGAAGACATCCTAGGCAAGACCGCACACGAGGTTCTGCCGCCGGAAGTCGCCGACGAGTTAGGGGATTTCGAGAGCCAGTTGCTGACTACCGGCGGGCGAGTCGTGCATGAGGTGCGCGTGGCGGGACCCGATGGCCAACTCCGCGATATCCTGTACACCAAAGGGCTTTACTACGACCCCGACGGTGCGCCAGCAGGCTTTGTCGGCGTTGGATTTGACGTTACTGAGCGAAAGCAGACCGAAAGGTGCCTGAGGGAGAGCGAGGAGAGGATGCGGGCCATTGCCGCCGCTGCAATGGATGCCGTTATCATGATGGACGAGCGCGGCAACATCTCATTTTGGAACGGTGCTGCAGCCACCATGTTCGGATACCCAGCGGACGAAGCTCTCGGCAAGCCAGTTCATGAATTGCTAGCCCCGCCGCGATTCCATGCTGCCGCATCGGAAGGCCTAGAGCAGTTCTATCGGACTGGCACCGGCGCGGCTGTGGGCAAGGTCTTCGAGATCCAGGCGCTCCGACGAAGTGGCGAGGAGTTCACTGTAGAGCTCTCCGTCGCCCCTGTGAGGATAGGACAGAACTGGCACGCAGTAGGCATCCTGAGGGATATTACCGAGCGACAGGCTGCCGAGGAGCAGAGGCGATTGCTCGCCGAGGTTGTACAGCAGTCCGAGGCAGGCGTATTGATAGTCGATCCGATGGGCCGCCCCATGTATGCTAACGCGGCCTTCGAGAGAATGAGGGGTCTGCCGGCGGGAGAGTGCTGGTCGGGTACGGCTGCCCTCTCGATCTTGCCGGATGCCTCGTTGACCGAGGCCATTGAGCACATCATGAGCGGAGGGGACTTCTGGCGCGCTGTGGTCAGCGCTGAGCGTGCCGACGGTGGGCGGTACCGTGCCGAGGTTCACGCGTTCCCGGTGCGCCAGCCTTCCGGTGAACTCGGGGCTATCGTGTGTACTCAGCGCGATGTGAGCAAAGAAGAGGCGCTCGAAGTACAGCTTCGCCAAGCTCAGAAGTTGACCGCCATTGGCCAACTGGCTGCCGGGATTGCGCACGAGATCAATACTCCCATCCAGTACGTAGCTGACAACGCGCGCTTCCTTCAAAGCAGCTTCTCGCGCATGCTCGGCCTGCTACATAGCTTCGAAGATCTTGCTAAGGTGACTGAGCAGCGAGTGCTGACCGGCGACGAGATCGCTGCGCTGCGGGCCGAAATCGAGCGTGTGAACGTTCCGTTCTTGGCTCGAGAGATTCCTCAAGCGGCTCAGGAAGCGCTCGAAGGCTTGGACCAAGTCGCGAAGATCGTTCGCGCGATGAAGGAGTTTTCCCATCCCGGCGGCAGCGAGATGCAGCCCACCGACATCAACGCAGCCGTGTCCGCGACGCTCACGGTATCACGCAACGTGTGGAAGTACGTCGCGGAGCTGGAATCCGACCTAGCCGAAGATCTGCCGACCGTCGATTGTCAGCCGGGGGATATCAATCAGATTGTGCTGAACCTGGTCGTCAATGCCGCGCAAGCAGTCGAGGAGCGTGTCGGGGCCGGCACGGGTGAGAAGGGAACGATCACGGTGCGGACCAGCGCTACGACTGAGTGCGTCATCGTAACCGTGACCGACAACGGATGCGGGATTCCCGAGGAAATTCGCGACCGAATCTTCGAGCCGTTCTTTACCACGAAGGAGGTTGGGAAGGGCACGGGGCAAGGGCTATGGATTGCGCACTCGCTGACCGAGAAGCACGGCGGGACGCTCACCTTCGTCTCGGATCCCGGAAAGGGAACCACTTTTACGCTAGCGCTCCCCATTACGCGCCACGAAGCTGGGAGCCAGGAGGTTGCGTGA
- a CDS encoding HDOD domain-containing protein, whose protein sequence is MCRVLFVDDEPRVLQGLRRALHVLGTDWEADYAVSADEALLLLERQTYDVVVSDIRMPGMSGSELLAEVMRRWPSAVRVVLSGQADEEAVLNTVTSSHLFLQKPCEAAALDAAIRAALSTRRLLNRPELASFVSQIGALPSPPGIYVELLRELRSEEPSLARAAAIVGRNPALGAKILHLVNSAYFGFFGKVVSLDRAIAFLGFNTLKAVVLSVEAFAVADRVPTSCLDVCSLFEHSFTVARYAQEIARLTGCNCSVDAAFTAGLLHDIGKVILATRSPERYSEIAPVTRQGGLAGAQVEAEVLGGTHAEVGAYLLALWGLPDEVVDAVAFHHAPPTDGPCPAIVVHLADAFARAGSQGEPDLSALPEGCEAREKAADLHAACERLTQFSAA, encoded by the coding sequence ATGTGCCGAGTGCTGTTCGTGGACGATGAGCCGAGGGTGTTGCAGGGTCTGCGAAGGGCACTGCATGTGCTGGGGACCGATTGGGAAGCCGATTATGCGGTGTCCGCCGATGAGGCGCTGCTGCTCCTCGAGCGTCAGACCTACGACGTGGTGGTCTCGGACATTCGTATGCCCGGGATGAGCGGCTCGGAACTTCTCGCCGAGGTGATGCGCCGCTGGCCGAGCGCCGTGCGCGTCGTGCTCTCCGGCCAGGCGGACGAGGAGGCGGTCCTGAATACCGTCACCAGTTCTCACCTGTTCCTGCAGAAGCCATGCGAGGCCGCGGCCCTCGATGCGGCCATCCGGGCGGCGCTGTCAACACGTAGGCTGCTGAACCGGCCCGAACTTGCTTCGTTCGTATCGCAGATCGGTGCCCTTCCGAGCCCGCCCGGTATCTACGTGGAGTTGCTCAGAGAGCTGCGATCCGAGGAACCCTCGCTAGCGCGCGCGGCAGCTATCGTCGGCCGAAACCCGGCCCTCGGCGCGAAGATCCTGCATCTCGTCAACTCTGCTTACTTCGGTTTTTTCGGAAAGGTGGTGAGCTTGGACCGGGCGATCGCCTTCCTCGGCTTCAACACACTGAAGGCGGTGGTGCTATCGGTGGAGGCCTTCGCGGTGGCCGATCGGGTTCCGACATCGTGTCTGGACGTGTGCTCCCTGTTCGAGCACAGCTTCACCGTGGCAAGATACGCGCAAGAAATCGCCAGGCTGACCGGTTGCAATTGCTCTGTCGATGCGGCCTTCACGGCCGGGTTGCTGCACGATATTGGAAAGGTGATCCTGGCCACCCGCTCCCCTGAGAGATACAGCGAGATAGCACCGGTGACCAGACAAGGCGGTCTAGCCGGCGCTCAGGTCGAGGCGGAGGTGCTGGGCGGCACACACGCTGAAGTGGGCGCCTATCTGTTGGCCCTTTGGGGGCTCCCCGACGAAGTGGTGGACGCAGTCGCATTCCATCACGCGCCGCCCACAGACGGTCCGTGCCCAGCTATAGTCGTGCATCTCGCTGATGCCTTCGCGCGGGCAGGGTCACAGGGAGAACCGGACCTCTCGGCCCTGCCGGAGGGGTGTGAGGCTAGAGAGAAAGCCGCCGATCTGCATGCAGCATGTGAGCGGCTGACCCAGTTTTCCGCAGCTTAG
- a CDS encoding PAS domain-containing protein encodes MEHMESETRCHTLREPWKAEDLLATIPSLLIAVDLEERVTLWNAYAERTLGFAATDVLGNKLAECPLPWEWSRLDPAMNECLATGESRSVEDLKYTTPTGQQGILGLGLHPIRVGRGLAGCLLFGADVTARKAMQSQLAHAQKLEAIGLLAAGIAHEINTPTQFVGDNTRFLKDAFGDIMPLLELITTMANRAWQGASTHDLLTQVEELAHRADVPYLVTEIPKAIEQSLTGLERVAKIVRAMKEFSHPGTEDMTYVDLNRALDSTITISRNEWKYVAEVETDFDEDLPPIPCIPGDLNQVFLNVIVNAAHAIRDVVGESREEKGRIRISTRRDGAWVEVRIADTGTGIPEDIQQRIFDPFFTTKEVGKGTGQGLALAHNIVTERHRGSIAVESVCGKGATFVIRLPTEQPASARSERCA; translated from the coding sequence ATGGAACACATGGAATCGGAGACCCGGTGTCACACGCTTCGAGAGCCGTGGAAGGCCGAGGACCTTCTGGCCACGATTCCCTCGCTGCTGATAGCGGTAGACCTCGAGGAGCGTGTCACCCTGTGGAACGCCTATGCTGAGCGCACGCTCGGATTCGCCGCCACTGACGTCCTAGGTAACAAGCTGGCCGAATGCCCGCTGCCGTGGGAGTGGAGTCGGCTCGATCCAGCCATGAACGAGTGTCTGGCCACTGGCGAGAGTCGCTCGGTCGAGGACCTCAAGTACACGACTCCTACCGGTCAGCAGGGAATCCTCGGCCTCGGCCTGCATCCAATCCGTGTTGGTCGCGGTCTGGCTGGTTGTCTGCTCTTTGGAGCAGACGTAACAGCCCGCAAGGCCATGCAGTCACAGCTGGCCCATGCGCAGAAGCTCGAGGCGATCGGCCTGCTGGCGGCAGGCATCGCCCACGAGATCAACACTCCGACGCAATTCGTTGGCGACAACACGCGCTTCCTCAAGGACGCCTTCGGGGATATTATGCCCCTGCTAGAGCTAATCACCACGATGGCAAACCGCGCGTGGCAAGGCGCGAGCACGCACGACCTCCTGACCCAGGTAGAGGAACTCGCCCATCGCGCGGACGTGCCCTACCTCGTCACGGAGATCCCCAAGGCTATCGAGCAATCGCTGACTGGGCTCGAGCGTGTGGCCAAGATCGTGCGTGCCATGAAGGAATTCTCTCATCCCGGCACCGAGGACATGACCTACGTAGACCTGAACCGCGCTCTGGACAGCACCATCACCATCTCCCGAAACGAGTGGAAGTACGTCGCCGAGGTAGAGACCGATTTCGATGAGGACTTGCCTCCGATCCCTTGCATCCCCGGCGATCTCAACCAGGTGTTCCTAAACGTGATCGTCAATGCTGCACACGCGATAAGGGATGTGGTCGGAGAAAGTCGAGAGGAGAAAGGCCGTATTCGTATCTCCACCCGCCGCGATGGCGCATGGGTGGAAGTGCGGATCGCAGACACGGGCACGGGCATCCCGGAGGACATCCAGCAGCGCATCTTCGACCCGTTCTTTACTACCAAGGAGGTCGGCAAAGGCACGGGCCAAGGCCTAGCTCTCGCACACAACATCGTCACTGAGCGCCATCGGGGAAGCATCGCAGTGGAGAGTGTGTGCGGCAAGGGTGCGACCTTCGTCATCAGGCTACCGACCGAGCAGCCGGCATCGGCACGGAGTGAACGATGTGCATGA
- a CDS encoding response regulator, which yields MSDKVLCVDDDPSITDGYQRALRKRVSMDTANDGEQALQMLADSGPYAVIVSDLKMPGMDGVQLLSRAKEVSPETVRIMLTGFADLQTAIAAVDQGNVFRLLTKPCSSDELAAALFAGIEQHRLVTAERELLQRTLSGTIKILIDILSMLSPDVFGRAQLLRANVRTLARALLGSSSWDIELAAMLSQIGLVSVPPALLIRSRGREELTAAEQEVLNRVPEVGRDLLANIPRLEEVAQIILYQHKHYNGGGHPPHSVSREQIPIGSRMLKVCLDMSDLTAKGFSVSEALQMMESRQGWYDPSVLEKAIACFADAEQHLSGHEHGALTVGDLRLGQTVVTEIVAKDGTVVVPAGQVLTVSLLEKVRNYARTTGVTEPIYVRRADASDLQAA from the coding sequence ATGAGCGACAAGGTGCTCTGTGTGGATGACGATCCCTCGATTACTGATGGATACCAACGAGCCCTCCGCAAAAGGGTCAGCATGGACACGGCGAACGATGGGGAGCAAGCGCTCCAGATGCTGGCCGATTCCGGGCCCTATGCGGTCATCGTAAGCGACCTCAAGATGCCGGGCATGGATGGCGTGCAGCTGCTTTCCAGGGCAAAGGAGGTCTCCCCCGAGACTGTCCGCATCATGCTTACAGGCTTTGCCGATCTCCAGACGGCGATTGCCGCCGTGGATCAGGGCAACGTCTTTCGCCTCCTGACCAAGCCATGCTCGTCAGATGAACTCGCAGCGGCGCTCTTTGCCGGCATCGAGCAGCATCGGCTGGTCACGGCGGAGCGCGAGCTCCTGCAGAGGACGCTAAGCGGCACGATCAAGATACTGATCGATATCCTATCGATGCTTTCGCCGGACGTATTCGGTCGCGCCCAGCTGCTGCGGGCCAACGTCCGAACACTCGCACGGGCGTTGCTCGGTAGCAGCTCGTGGGACATCGAGCTTGCCGCCATGCTTTCGCAAATCGGCCTCGTGTCCGTCCCTCCTGCACTCCTGATACGTTCGCGCGGACGAGAGGAGCTGACTGCCGCCGAACAAGAGGTGCTAAACCGCGTACCCGAGGTGGGACGGGATCTCCTGGCAAATATTCCTCGGCTCGAAGAGGTAGCGCAGATCATCCTCTACCAGCACAAGCACTATAACGGCGGTGGGCACCCACCACACTCCGTGAGCCGCGAACAGATACCGATAGGCTCCCGCATGCTGAAAGTGTGCCTCGATATGTCGGATCTCACTGCCAAAGGATTTTCAGTTTCCGAGGCCCTCCAGATGATGGAGTCGCGTCAAGGCTGGTACGACCCCTCGGTGCTGGAGAAGGCGATTGCCTGCTTCGCCGATGCAGAACAGCACCTGAGCGGGCACGAGCACGGCGCGCTCACAGTCGGCGACCTGAGGCTCGGACAGACGGTCGTCACCGAGATCGTGGCGAAAGACGGCACTGTAGTGGTACCCGCTGGCCAGGTCCTAACCGTAAGCCTGCTCGAGAAGGTTCGGAACTATGCCAGAACCACCGGTGTAACCGAGCCCATCTACGTGCGACGTGCCGACGCCTCGGACCTGCAAGCGGCCTAA
- a CDS encoding NCS2 family permease: MNAVLNRLFRLEEAGTTVRIEVLAGVTTFLTMAYIIFLQPAILSIDFNGNPTGLDFGAVLLATCLASALASIVMGLYARFPIALAPGMGENYFFVTVVMTLTAAGIVGAWQVALGIVFVAGVIFLGLSLFGVRERIIEGISPSMRHGIAGGIGLFIAFIGLRNGDVLVSKPGAWLGLNPHLASPKVAVFALGLAVAGILQARKVRGSILWGIAAAGVLALATGELTFAGQGLAAVVGFPSVESPAAFRLDIRNALTLFCLPFIIIFTLMALLDATGTLVAVAQQAGITTKEGKTPRIVQALVVDSGATVVGAALGTSTVTAYIESAAGVAYGGRTGLTAVVAGLLFLVALLFGPLIHAIGGYPPLTAPALVVVGVLMLQSARHIEWDDFSEALPAFLVLAGIPLCYSIADGLALGFVAYPIVRVASGKGRQVHWLMYVLALALLVYLLTVRERLS; this comes from the coding sequence ATGAATGCTGTGCTGAACCGTTTGTTTCGGCTCGAGGAGGCGGGCACCACCGTTCGAATCGAGGTGCTGGCTGGCGTCACCACTTTCCTCACCATGGCGTACATCATCTTTCTGCAGCCTGCGATCCTGTCAATCGACTTCAACGGTAACCCTACGGGCCTCGACTTCGGGGCGGTGCTGCTTGCGACGTGCCTTGCCTCGGCCCTAGCCTCGATCGTGATGGGGCTGTACGCTCGGTTTCCCATCGCCTTGGCACCCGGCATGGGGGAGAACTACTTCTTCGTCACCGTCGTGATGACGCTGACGGCCGCCGGCATTGTCGGTGCATGGCAGGTCGCGTTGGGCATCGTGTTCGTAGCGGGCGTCATCTTCCTCGGCCTTTCGCTGTTCGGGGTGCGGGAGCGTATCATCGAGGGCATCAGCCCTAGCATGAGGCACGGAATCGCCGGCGGCATCGGCCTGTTCATCGCCTTCATCGGCCTGCGAAACGGCGACGTATTGGTGTCCAAGCCGGGCGCCTGGCTCGGCTTGAATCCGCATCTGGCGTCCCCAAAGGTCGCCGTGTTCGCGCTCGGGTTGGCGGTGGCGGGCATATTGCAGGCGCGAAAGGTTCGGGGCTCCATCTTGTGGGGCATCGCCGCGGCCGGCGTGCTCGCGCTCGCGACCGGGGAACTCACATTCGCAGGACAGGGACTCGCAGCCGTGGTGGGCTTTCCCTCGGTTGAGTCGCCTGCGGCCTTTCGGCTCGACATCAGGAACGCGCTGACGCTGTTCTGCCTTCCGTTCATCATCATCTTCACTCTGATGGCGCTGCTGGACGCTACCGGCACCTTGGTGGCCGTGGCGCAGCAGGCTGGAATCACTACCAAGGAGGGCAAGACCCCTCGAATCGTCCAGGCGCTGGTCGTGGACTCCGGGGCGACGGTGGTAGGCGCGGCACTCGGCACCAGCACCGTCACAGCGTACATCGAGAGCGCTGCTGGTGTGGCCTATGGTGGCCGCACGGGGTTGACGGCGGTGGTCGCGGGTCTGTTGTTTCTGGTGGCACTGCTATTCGGTCCGCTCATCCACGCCATCGGCGGTTATCCTCCTCTCACCGCCCCTGCCCTGGTCGTCGTGGGCGTGCTGATGCTGCAAAGCGCCCGGCACATCGAGTGGGACGACTTCTCGGAGGCGCTTCCCGCCTTTTTGGTGCTCGCCGGCATCCCCCTCTGCTACTCCATTGCGGACGGGTTGGCCCTCGGCTTCGTCGCCTACCCCATCGTGCGGGTAGCCTCGGGCAAAGGCCGACAAGTGCACTGGCTCATGTACGTGCTCGCACTTGCCCTGCTTGTCTACCTGCTGACGGTCAGAGAGAGGTTGTCCTAG
- a CDS encoding response regulator: MSSRILFVDDERHFLDGLRRTLWVNAPDLELEFANSVDDAIAKILANPPDAIVTDVRMPGRDGLELLAWINGQESLGCIPTAVLTGSEETDLKRRALDMGATDLLTKPVNPEDLRARLRSMLRLKQYEDELRSLNAELEERVAQRTIQLEKARLDVIWRLAKAGEFRDAQTGNHVIRVALASRAIALTLGLAERFARLLALAAPLHDIGKIGIPDSILLKPGKLTPEERKVMEEHTLIGAKILEPSPANTAWFSQYIAPGTQLGNDGEANEFLVMASSLALSHHEKWDGTGYPRGLAGEDIPMEARILAVCDVWDALLSERPYKSALCESEALNIMRAERGTHFDPKVYDAFEQSLHMLREIRAGFGDDPGGNALAEAA, from the coding sequence GTGAGCAGCAGAATCCTATTCGTTGATGACGAGCGTCACTTTCTCGATGGCCTACGCCGCACTCTGTGGGTGAATGCACCAGACCTCGAGCTGGAGTTTGCAAACTCAGTAGACGATGCCATCGCAAAGATCCTCGCCAACCCACCGGACGCAATAGTCACCGACGTGCGTATGCCTGGTCGGGACGGGCTGGAGTTGCTCGCCTGGATCAACGGCCAGGAATCACTCGGGTGCATTCCCACCGCCGTGCTGACAGGCTCGGAGGAGACCGATCTCAAGCGGCGAGCGTTGGACATGGGCGCCACCGACCTGCTGACGAAGCCGGTGAATCCAGAGGACCTGCGCGCTCGCCTTCGCAGCATGCTGCGCCTGAAGCAGTACGAGGACGAACTCCGTTCGCTCAACGCCGAACTGGAAGAGCGCGTGGCACAGCGTACGATCCAACTAGAGAAGGCGCGGCTCGATGTCATCTGGCGACTCGCAAAGGCGGGGGAATTCCGGGATGCGCAGACGGGCAACCACGTCATTCGTGTAGCCCTGGCTAGTCGGGCCATAGCCCTGACCCTCGGCCTGGCCGAGCGGTTCGCACGCCTACTCGCGCTCGCCGCACCCCTGCACGATATCGGTAAGATCGGCATCCCGGACAGCATCTTGTTAAAACCAGGCAAACTAACTCCCGAAGAGCGCAAGGTCATGGAAGAGCACACTCTCATCGGAGCCAAGATCCTCGAACCCTCGCCCGCCAACACGGCATGGTTCTCGCAGTACATCGCCCCCGGCACGCAGCTAGGCAACGACGGGGAGGCCAACGAGTTCCTCGTCATGGCATCTAGTCTGGCGCTCAGCCACCACGAGAAGTGGGACGGGACCGGCTACCCACGAGGGCTCGCAGGAGAGGACATCCCTATGGAGGCGCGCATCCTGGCAGTGTGCGACGTGTGGGACGCCCTGCTGTCCGAAAGACCCTACAAGAGCGCGCTCTGCGAGTCCGAGGCACTGAACATCATGCGCGCGGAACGTGGCACGCACTTTGACCCGAAGGTATACGACGCGTTCGAGCAGTCATTACATATGCTGCGCGAGATTCGCGCAGGGTTTGGAGACGATCCTGGAGGCAACGCGCTAGCCGAGGCTGCCTGA